TGTATGAGAACTTCACCCTTCATTTTAGAGTTGAGGCAGATAGTACATGCAGAAACCAAATTGGTTGAGCTGCTTTAGCATGTATTGCACATGACCAGAGCAGACTCAAGTAGACTTGATGGTCTGTTAGAAGTGCGAAGAAAAATTATGGGAAAACATCAACGTCCCACTTTCCACAACTTTCTTGTAggactttttttttctgcatcattatcataaattaatGTCTTCCTCCAATCAATTATTGCTGGAGAGATTTCTTTGCTCCTTTTCTATTTTGATAAAACAATCTTCGAGATAGTTAAAAATAAGTATATAAAAGAAAGCTTAGTTTCTCTAAATATGATTGTGAACATTTCAGTACATGTGTAGCAGTGTGTGCTAATGCATACATCTAATTTTGCTGACCTTTTAGATTCTATCGATGAGGCCAAATTGCTAGGGGACATTTTGGAAGTTACGATCTGTTGGGAAGGTAAGAATATTGTCTGGGCGGTTTAAGGAGGGTTACTTGGTATGTAGTAGTATATAAGTTATAACGATGAAAAGcttgataaaaaataatttatcatatGGCTGCTTTGTGTAAAAACTAATTGATGCTGCttactatttattttgtattgttCAAGCAGTGTCAGAATCATAATATGCCAAGTAGTACTTGGAACAATGAAATATCAGTAGATTTGGGCCCCTGTTCACATAACACCAAATGAAGAATCAGCTCTATGTTGCTGGCTGTAATAATGCAAGAAGCAACCCagtagttttcttttttcttttcgcAAAGTTAGAAGGTTAAATCAGTATAAGAAAAAGACATGTAGCTTTTGTTTTAGATTACAAGGTAATCACGCACGCACACATATGCACACCAACGGCAACATATTTATTGATTTAATCTAAAGTAACTGATAGTGCAACACCAACAATCGGAAAGTGAATTTTCTTTTTGACAATTGGCCTCTTCTGaaaagcagaaaaaaaaaaaacctttgttGTTATGAAACCTTTGAGGCATTTCTAGTTCAGTAAGGATTCCCTTGATAGAGTTCGACTTGATTATCCTGACATAAAGAAAACCAATGTAGGACAGGCCATGGGAACCAGCAGAGTTTACTAGATTTCCCAGGAACAGAAAACACAACACTATATGGACATACAAATGTATTTTGCTGCTGACAAACAGAAAGAGATATTTTGGCAGTAGAACTTTTTAGGTGCTACTTTTACTTTAGTACTTCAAGTGATCCCCCTTTTTTGTCAATGTTCCCGTTTAATATACTATTTAGCGACTTTGTCATTCGTAATCACTAACCAGGATAAATTATTTTCCAGGTTGACATTGTTGGAATAAGTTGCTATTCTTCGGAGGACCTGTGGGCATGGAAAAATGAAGGAGTTGTCCTCCGTGGTGAGGAAAAGAATGTAACACATGACCTCCACAAATCCAATGTCCTGGAGAGGCCCAAGGTGATATACAATGATCGGACTGGCAAATATGTGATGTGGATGCACATAGATGACGCTAATTACACCAAAGCGTCAGTTGGTGTGGCCGTCAGTGACTCCCCGACAGGCCCATTCACTTACCTCTACAGCAAGCGTCCACATGACTGTGAAAGTAGAGACATGACCATCTTCAAGGATGATGATGGGAAGGCCTACCTGATATATTCTTCCGAGGACAACAGTGAGCTCCACATTGGTCCATTAACTGATGACTACCTTGATGTCACCAATGTGATGCGAAGGCTTCTCATTGCACAGCATCGAGAAGCTCCTGCGCTCTTCAAGTACGAAGGCACATACTATATGGTAACCTCTGGTTGCACAGGCTGGGCGCCAAACACTGCACTGGCTCACGCAGCAACGTCAGTAATGGGACCCTGGGAGACACTGGGGAATCCCTGCGTGGGAGGGAATGAAGTCTTCAGATCAACAACATTCTTCTCCCAGAGTACATTCGTGTTGCCCATTCCAGGGCTACCAGGCTCATTCATCTTCATGGCTGACCGGTGGAACCCGTCTGACCTGAGAGATTCGCGATACGTCTGGCTACCTTTGACGATTGGGGGAGTCCCTGACGAAGCTGCAGATTATAGCTTCATGTTCCCTCTGTGGTCCCGGGTCTCCATTTACTGGCACAAACGGTGGCGGCTCCTCGAGGGGTGGAAGGATTCTTGAAAAATTCTTAGGAATATGAAGTTCCTATACGCTGTTACATTGACAGATACCAAAGTATTGACTGTCTAGGTCAGATGTAGATGCTTGCAGAGTTGTAAATGTGCAGTTTTCGAGTTTGCTCTGAAATCAGATAAAAAATTGTGGCCTTTGTGGGCGAGGTGTGGTGTTGATCCACTTGCCCTAGTTTCAGAATAATGTAGCTGCACCTTCAGTATTATTAATCCTTTCCTTGTGGTCTGCTGTGAATTTTGTGGTGATGGATACGAGAGCTGGTTCAGTTCCAGCATCTTCCATATTTGGGCTATGTGTCCTTAATCCAAGATGCAGAATGTGCATGTGAAAATTTCTTAGGCCTGTCACCTATTATCATCCTTTGTACACCTGAATTGTAACATGCACATAGGGCTGCGGTTTCCTGCAGAATTTTTGAATCTGCAACGTTCAGAACTGTGTCGCTAAGGTATTTCTGTTACATGCCATCGTCCATTACTGCCAAGGTATTATTGTTTTAAACCACTGCTGCCAAAGTCAGAACAGACGTGATggagttcttttttttcccgGGAAATTGATGGACTTGCTCTTGAAAATGTAACTTCAGCATATCATTATACATACGGTTTATCTTATTCGTCAATTTCTCACCTATGATACTTATTCATTATTCTCTCATAtacttacaatttttttcatatattttaatacAAATCTTAACGTAAATAAGCTTATTCTAGATTAAAATCTAGGAGACCAAGCTCCGAGACTGTCGGACTGATTGAATCTGTTGTAATCAGGCTGATTAGTGACGTGATTAGCTTCGCAATTAACAGTCTCCCCACGCGTCGATTCCGGAAGGCAATGCCGTATGACTTATCTGCAGACTAAACACGCGTCCCGCGCCGCAAGGCATCAGGACTCCTCGGGGCTAGGGTTCTCGTATCCATTGATTACAGATCCGACGGTCAATATCGAATATTACACTTGCCGTTTAAACTTCCAACCAATTAAAAGTTGAAACGGTGAGTGTAATATTCAACTAgcaaagaaatatttttttttataaattatcgCCGTTTTATCTTTAGCTATTTCATTTGTCGAGAACAACTTTCTCTCTCTTCgataattttattatattttccCCAACAAATCGCCAACTCCAATCCAGTCGGTTCCCTCCATCCGGTGCGGAGTTCGTTTGGGCGCTCGCGTGCGATCTCGCAGCGAAGCCATGGGAGGGGGAAGCATCCGTGCGGCCGCCAAGGCCGCGATGGTCGGCGGCTACCGCTCCGCCGCAGCCGTGCGCCGCGCCATCCTACCGCCCCAGTCTCCCCACTCCTCGGCCGCCGACAGCCGCCACGCGTCCACGTTTGCGGTGGACGAGTGGGTCATCCCGGAGCGCGAGGTGTTCGGGCCCGTGCCCACCCGCGAGGAGGCCTCGGCCGCGGCGCTTGACCTCAGGGACGCCTTCGAGATGTGCGTAGCCTCGCTTGTTTACTTTCCACTCTTAGTTCTCCTTGCCGTTTCTGCTTTTCTGATCTCTCTCGTTTCTTTCGTTACTATGGTTGGGTAATTACTTTGCTTAATTTGACGGTTTGTTTACTCCACTCTGATGTAGTAGTAATGGCAATGCTAATGCATGCAATGTTGATGGCCGTGTCTCATGTTTCCTTTGACACTAGCTAAGTGTCGTGAGATAACACAAACATTTACACCGTAAACTCAAAAGTATGAAGATATTGATGCGTCGAATGAATATGTCAGGAGCGATATCGTATCTTGATTTTAGATTTGATCTGAAAAAGAGGagattatctactaattttttcttatttttttatttttattagtaaaatatatcttatatcTTTAGCCGGTAATAAGACGGTAAAACTAGAGTATGCGAGTGGATGCCAAAAGTGAGTAAATTACTcgaattttatgtattttattagatgagaggagagtAAGGGAAGATATGACGCGAGAActaactcatattttatatagtagagattattACATGTCGACGAGAGTGGATAATAAAAGTGGATAAATTACATAAATTTTATGagattttattagatgagaggagagtAGTGGAAGATATGAAGTATGAAATAATtcgtgttttatataatagagattaGTAGAGGTCTTGCGATGCTCCCAGTGCAAAACACGACAGTACGCAAAGCAGTACGAACCATGATTAGGTTACATAAAAGAAAACATACGGATGCTTATATTCTTTATAGGTTATTCCCTTTTATGCTTGTAGCTGTTGTTATGTATACTTTGTTGTTTTAGTTAAAGCTGATGACCCATTTTCATGCAACCAGCGTTAAGGTTGAATCTCATATTGCTGATCCCAAGACACATCTCTCGCCTAGCGACCTGGATGATCATACAAAGGTTGCTCAGGAAAGTGCATTTCCGGAACTTGTTCTCTCTGAAAACTCTGTTCATCCAGAAACACCTAAGCAGGAAGATAGCTACGAAAATTTGCTCGTTACATCTGGAGCCCCTGGACCTGTTGTTCAAGCATTCACATTGCTACATGAGAGCCCTGAAGTTCAGGTTCGTCTCTCCGATCTTGTATGGCAAATGTTAACACACAAGCTGCCACCCTCTGTTGTTCCTTTTCTTGTGTCATCGTCAGGTCTCGGTTTTAGTAGGTAGTCAGGACTTGATTCTTTTCGTATTGTTTATCATATCTTGGAGAGACCAGAAGTCCTCATCCGATATATACagaggacacctattctatactcctatatGTACTctcacatgcaatataccacctaaacaaacactttatactcttttatcatttttagtatactctaatactaattctaagatactccaatatgagttgtacgaaaaaaaaattcaatgttaccCTTTCATTTTtactatatactcttttttatacataaaagaagtatatacgcaaattatgataaaaatcatggaatttcataaaactttttgtgggatttgtattgtagtatcttataattactaatgaagtatatttaaagtgataaagaagtataacacacgtgtaaaaatggtatatgagaggtggaaGTACATACACCCaagagtacatactagtttctatatatatatatatatatattcccatTTTGCTTATTTTTAGAAACCTGCTCCTAGTTACTCTGTTCCTAGGGAACCTTGAGGCTTGAGCACAATAAACATATTTTTAGTGCTGAATATTTTTCCATATCTATTCTTCAGTACCTTTCCCATCTTATGTTAGTTTGAATGTATAGTGCAGAAGCTTAATGCCCCGAGACTTTCCCACTTTACCTTGAACAGACTTTAAATTGTGGCATCTTGAGTACATGTTCTCTTTCCCATCTTTTTACCTTCAGTCTTTCTGCGCTGGAAACTTCTATTTAAAGAGGATTGCTTTGTTGTGAACCTTTGCTACTTGCAGGATGTTGTTGCCTCACTTGCTTCAGATAAGAATGTCTGGGATGCTGTGATGAAGAACGAAGAGGTTATGAAGTTCTACAAGACATACGAGACAAGTAAGCATTATTGTCGACATTCTTCGGTGATTCGTTAATTCAGTGTTCTTCATAACCTAACTTGTTTTCTTCTCTTCGATCTTCCTTCTTACAGAGTTCAGCGACTGTTCTAGTGTTACTACAAGCGTTACCGAAAATGAGGTGGAGGATGGTGAGGCAGCCAGTTCCGAGTTCTCTCCAAGCGCTGGAGAATCACTTAAGGATTATGTGGAGAAAATGAAGGCACTGCTGTCCGAGATAGTGACCAATCTTTCAAGCATGATGCAAGATCTGGTCGCAACCTCGAACGAGGGCCGTTGCAAGGGAAAGCTGAAGACCATGATCATGAGCTCCAGCAAGGATTTTGCAAATGCACCATCAGCATTTGTTCTTTTGGCTATTGCATCGATCGTGGTAGTTTTGCTTAAGCGTGCTTAGGTCAAATAGAATATATAAAGAGAACTTCGATCATCGCGTGCACTTTACCAGTTTAGCTGGTACGCGATCGTCGCGAAGTGCTATCGTCTTTGCTGCAGATCCATGCAAGGTGGTACCGTGTTGCATTTTTGAGATCGCATTGTTGCATTGCAATTAAGTAGCCCAGGATGCCTTTCGGGTTCAGTAAAACATTCTTCAAAAATGGTAATCTAAGAGCAAGCAAATGATACAGAAAGATGAAAGGTAAATTGTGGAAGTGGGCAATTGACCAAAGTGGTGAGCTGGTTTCAGGAGTAACGAGAGTACAAAAAGTCAACACAAGATCTCCAAGCAAGCTCTAAGCACTGCCGTCCATATGGGTTTGTACACCAATCTTAACAAATGCAATGATGATGAACACTTGACAACCGTAAAACGATTCTTCCCTTTTCAGTTGGCTGCATTCCCTGTCTGATACCTCAGACCTTGGATTTCCTCTATCCTTGAAGAAGCTGCGAAAATGTGATGTCCAACCACTCATGGACGCGGTCGCTGACATGTTGCCGACATGGAAATCAGGCCTTCTAACCGTTGCTGGCCGCGTCGTTCTTACCAAAGTGACCCTAAGGGCATCTCCAAGGGGTTCCCGTTGCACCCACCGTTCCCTTCTCGATGGGAAAACAAACGCAAGGGGAATGAAACGCTACCTCCAACGGCCTCTCATCGTGGGTCGGCACGGGAGGGgataggagagaggttcccacgCCCCAAGGAACCTCTCTCT
The nucleotide sequence above comes from Phragmites australis chromosome 4, lpPhrAust1.1, whole genome shotgun sequence. Encoded proteins:
- the LOC133916687 gene encoding uncharacterized protein LOC133916687 produces the protein MGVRSRHPKALAFRCYPASHRSLTLVLWCLAALVIVVNFHLLIIRKEDEGIGSHEIRRSIMRELEEVEEEKFRLSPPRSRRNPRAVRRKGEKKPPTIVDEFLDESSAVHDMLFPEQKTAVYPINGGNDNLSFYYPGRVWLDTDGKPIQAHGGGVLYDKRTNTYFWYGENKDGKTYKAHNKGADRVDIVGISCYSSEDLWAWKNEGVVLRGEEKNVTHDLHKSNVLERPKVIYNDRTGKYVMWMHIDDANYTKASVGVAVSDSPTGPFTYLYSKRPHDCESRDMTIFKDDDGKAYLIYSSEDNSELHIGPLTDDYLDVTNVMRRLLIAQHREAPALFKYEGTYYMVTSGCTGWAPNTALAHAATSVMGPWETLGNPCVGGNEVFRSTTFFSQSTFVLPIPGLPGSFIFMADRWNPSDLRDSRYVWLPLTIGGVPDEAADYSFMFPLWSRVSIYWHKRWRLLEGWKDS
- the LOC133914442 gene encoding uncharacterized protein LOC133914442, with translation MGGGSIRAAAKAAMVGGYRSAAAVRRAILPPQSPHSSAADSRHASTFAVDEWVIPEREVFGPVPTREEASAAALDLRDAFEIVKVESHIADPKTHLSPSDLDDHTKVAQESAFPELVLSENSVHPETPKQEDSYENLLVTSGAPGPVVQAFTLLHESPEVQDVVASLASDKNVWDAVMKNEEVMKFYKTYETKFSDCSSVTTSVTENEVEDGEAASSEFSPSAGESLKDYVEKMKALLSEIVTNLSSMMQDLVATSNEGRCKGKLKTMIMSSSKDFANAPSAFVLLAIASIVVVLLKRA